In a genomic window of Streptomyces noursei ATCC 11455:
- a CDS encoding peptide-N4-asparagine amidase has translation MRRVFLTLCAAVTGLVLGVAPATAAEPPTEFGTHWHDPVTAGPPVSVPDTPSCQVTVADTEFRDYTPYKGTYTPPAKCGHRWNKVVLRLEGSVAGRQFDRLGYLHIGGVEVLRTSTPEPSPAGITWKVEKDVTRYAPTLRVGQPVEMLIGNTVDGTYTGVIKVKVTLTFYTARGPVKEAATPDKVLTLQGAHTTEGAVYEGRLTTPRNSERIVAEVYATGSGGGCEEFWYLTVPVPASYSCKAKDGPYREVQVTVDGELAGIATPYPTVWTGGWSNPFLWYVIPSPRAFDVHPVEYDLTPFAARLNDGRPHRIAVSVVGLPAGQAGWSTPTNILVWQDAKAARVTGGLLTRRASDPVNRTAYEPGDERRLTVEGRHSLTVAGYLDTSHGRVTTTVSRSLAADFVHRWNADESTDALRARWHDDETVTVRGSGPATTTATRRAYAMDGATTVGTGDRLRTTMTMGDRADHATLRGGRMTDWARSDDTYTGDAAYHQNVPREQRHATGVSRERYRLHGPGACYDRTLATAQGELTEDRSGC, from the coding sequence ATGAGACGTGTGTTTCTCACTCTGTGCGCCGCCGTCACCGGCCTGGTGCTGGGAGTGGCCCCGGCCACCGCCGCGGAGCCGCCCACCGAGTTCGGCACCCACTGGCACGACCCGGTCACCGCGGGTCCACCGGTCTCCGTCCCGGACACCCCGTCCTGCCAAGTGACGGTCGCCGACACCGAATTCCGCGACTACACGCCCTACAAGGGCACCTACACCCCGCCCGCCAAGTGCGGACACCGCTGGAACAAGGTCGTCCTGCGGCTCGAAGGGTCCGTCGCCGGGCGGCAGTTCGACCGCCTGGGCTATCTGCACATCGGCGGAGTGGAGGTCCTGCGCACCTCGACGCCCGAACCCTCTCCCGCGGGCATCACCTGGAAGGTGGAGAAGGACGTCACGCGGTACGCCCCCACGCTGCGCGTCGGCCAGCCCGTCGAGATGCTCATCGGCAACACCGTGGACGGCACCTACACCGGCGTCATCAAGGTCAAGGTGACGCTGACCTTCTACACCGCGCGGGGCCCGGTGAAGGAGGCCGCCACCCCCGACAAGGTCCTCACCCTGCAGGGCGCCCACACCACCGAGGGCGCGGTGTACGAGGGCCGACTGACCACGCCGCGCAACAGCGAACGCATCGTCGCGGAGGTGTACGCCACCGGATCGGGCGGCGGCTGCGAGGAGTTCTGGTACCTGACGGTGCCGGTCCCGGCGTCGTACTCCTGCAAGGCCAAGGACGGCCCGTACCGCGAGGTGCAGGTGACGGTGGACGGCGAACTCGCCGGCATCGCGACGCCCTACCCGACCGTGTGGACGGGCGGTTGGTCCAACCCGTTCCTGTGGTACGTGATACCCAGCCCGCGTGCCTTCGACGTCCACCCGGTGGAGTACGACCTCACGCCCTTCGCCGCCCGGTTGAACGACGGACGTCCGCACCGGATCGCCGTCTCGGTCGTCGGATTGCCCGCCGGGCAGGCCGGCTGGAGCACCCCCACCAACATCCTGGTCTGGCAGGACGCCAAGGCGGCGCGGGTCACCGGCGGGCTCCTCACCCGCCGGGCGAGCGACCCCGTCAACAGGACGGCGTACGAGCCGGGCGACGAGCGCCGGCTCACCGTCGAAGGGCGACACTCCCTCACGGTCGCCGGGTACCTCGACACCTCGCACGGCCGGGTCACCACGACCGTCAGTCGCAGCCTCGCCGCCGACTTCGTGCACCGCTGGAACGCCGACGAATCCACCGACGCGCTCCGGGCACGCTGGCACGACGACGAGACGGTCACCGTGCGCGGCTCCGGCCCCGCGACCACCACCGCGACCCGGCGCGCCTACGCCATGGACGGCGCGACGACCGTCGGCACCGGCGACCGCCTGCGCACCACCATGACCATGGGCGACCGCGCGGACCACGCCACCCTGCGGGGCGGCCGGATGACCGACTGGGCACGGTCGGACGACACCTACACCGGCGATGCCGCGTACCACCAGAACGTGCCCCGCGAGCAGCGGCACGCCACCGGCGTCTCCCGCGAGCGCTACCGGCTGCACGGTCCGGGTGCCTGCTACGACCGGACACTGGCCACGGCCCAGGGGGAGTTGACGGAGGACCGCTCCGGCTGCTGA